Proteins encoded together in one Epinephelus moara isolate mb chromosome 2, YSFRI_EMoa_1.0, whole genome shotgun sequence window:
- the slc13a5b gene encoding solute carrier family 13 member 5, whose translation MVRKPSSPQFSFRMAFFKYLRSVKNEIILFSTPFLLLPLPLVIGTSEAECAYVIVLMAIYWCTEVLPLAITALLPALLFPFFGIMQSKDVCMQYLKDTNLLFVGGLMVAVAVEHWNLHKRIALRVLLFVGVRPALLMLGFMGVTAFLSMWISNTATTAMMVPIVQAVLQQLNNSEAEKPQILSSEEQIQTSETDSKQPPQTEKQADGQGPVVVTFLDAAAEAAMRKDTAEKRRMCKGMTLCVCYAASIGGTATLTGTGPNLVLKGQMNQLFPQNGDVINFASWFGFAFPNMIIMLTLAWLWLQFVFMGFNFKKTWGCGAAKTEKEIAAYNVIREEHSQLGPMSFGEISVLGLFTLLVVLWFTRDPGFVHGWATDVFNSKAEYVTDATVAIFIAVLLFVLPSKPPRFCSCRSQSFDTVPHQTAGPTPPLLTWKVAQKKMPWGIVLLLGGGFALAKGSEESGLSKWMGDQMTPLQNIPPWAIAIILCLLIATFTECTSNVATATLFLPVLASMSQSIGINPLYVMVPCTLSASFAFMLPVATPPNAIVFSYGYLKVADMAKTGIVMNIIGILCITLAINSWGKAMFDLDSFPAWANVTGV comes from the exons ATGGTGCGAAAGCCCTCTTCTCCTCAGTTTTCCTTCAGGATGGCATTCTTCAAATATCTTCGCTCTGTTAAGAATGAGATTATCCTCTTCTCAACTCCatttctcctccttcctctacCTTTAGTGATCGGGACATCG GAGGCAGAATGCGCCTATGTGATAGTCCTGATGGCGATTTACTGGTGCACAGAAGTCCTACCACTGGCTATAACAGCTCTGCTCCCAGCCctccttttccctttttttggcATCATGCAATCCAAAGAT GTGTGTATGCAGTACCTGAAGGACACAAACCTGTTGTTTGTGGGGGGACTGATGGTTGCAGTAGCCGTGGAGCACTGGAATCTCCACAAGCGCATCGCCTTGAGGGTGCTGCTCTTTGTTGGTGTGCGTCCAGCACT TTTGATGTTGGGTTTCATGGGTGTGACAGCCTTCTTGTCCATGTGGATCAGTAACACGGCTACCACAGCCATGATGGTGCCTATCGTCCAAGCAGTGCTGCAGCAGCTCAACAACAGTGAGGCAGAGAAACCTCAGATCCTCAGCTCAGAGGAGCAGATCCAGACATCAGAGACTGACAGCAAACAGCctccacagacagagaaacaggctgACGGACAAG GCCCAGTGGTGGTGACTTTCTTGGATGCTGCAGCAGAGGCTGCCATGCGTAAGGACACAGCAGAAAAGAGGAGAATGTGTAAAGGGATGaccctgtgtgtttgttatgCTGCCAGCATTGGAGGCACGGCCACGCTGACAGGAACCGGTCCAAATTTGGTGCTCAAGGGCCAGATGAACCA ACTCTTTCCTCAAAACGGAGATGTAATTAACTTTGCCTCCTGGTTCGGCTTTGCCTTCCCCAACATGATCATCATGCTCACATTGGCCTGGCTTTGGCTGCAGTTTGTCTTCATGGGATTCAA CTTTAAGAAGACATGGGGCTGTGGGGCCGcgaagacagagaaggagattGCCGCTTATAATGTGATCCGTGAGGAGCATAGTCAGCTGGGGCCCATGTCCTTTGGAGAGATAAGTGTCCTGGGTCTCTTCACTCTGCTGGTGGTGTTGTGGTTCACAAGGGATCCAGGCTTTGTCCACGGCTGGGCAACGGATGTCTTCAACTCCAAAGCAGA GTATGTGACAGATGCCACAGTGGCAATCTTCATTGCCGTCCTTCTCTTTGTTCTGCCCTCTAAACCCCCACGGTTCTGTTCGTGTAGGAGTCAAAGTTTTGACACAG TACCCCATCAAACTGCTGGCCCAACTCCACCTCTGCTCACCTGGAAAGTTGCCCAAAAGAAGATGCCATGGGGCATTGTGCTTCTCCTTGGCGGAGGTTTTGCTCTGGCCAAGGGCAGTGAA GAATCAGGACTCTCAAAGTGGATGGGAGATCAAATGACTCCTCTGCAAAACATCCCTCCCTGGGCAATTGCTATCATCTTATGCCTGCTGATTGCTACCTTCACAGAGTGCACCAGTAATGTGGCCACTGCGACGCTCTTCCTACCTGTCTTAGCCTCGATG TCTCAGTCCATTGGAATCAATCCACTGTACGTCATGGTGCCTTGTACCCTGAGTGCCTCTTTCGCCTTCATGCTGCCTGTTGCTACGCCTCCAAATGCCATAGTCTTCTCTTATGGGTACCTTAAGGTTGCTGACATG gCCAAGACAGGAATAGTCATGAACATCATTGGCATCCTTTGTATCACACTGGCCATCAACAGCTGGGGCAAGGCAATGTTTGACCTGGACTCTTTCCCCGCCTGGGCCAATGTCACCGGGGTGTGA
- the slc47a3 gene encoding multidrug and toxin extrusion protein 1 gives MESNTQSSSVSSWRECSVIQRIRMLVPVGFKAEIIELCKLAGPVILAQSMTFAVSFVSTVFCGHLGKTELAGVSLAIAVINVTGVSIGAGLASACDTLISQTFGGRNLLRVGVILQRAILILLLACFPCWAILANTELILLAVRQNPEVARLSQVYVNIFMPALPATFMFSLQTRYLQNQGIIWPQVITGVVVNLLNTLINYILLYALKLGVEGSAVANTLSQFSMVGILYAYIWWKGLHKATWGGWSKECMLDWGSYLHLAIPSMVMLCVEWWTYEVGGFLAGLISEVELGAQAVVYELANVAYMFPMGFSIAGNVRVGNALGAGNTEEAKLSAKLTMFCSGSVSVCLAVLIGSLKDHISYVFTYDEEIRERAADVMALYASFMFLDAISAASGGIIRGAGKQRIGAVCYFLGYYGVGFPIGVSLMFAAKLGIKGLWIGLFTCVALQCTFLITYLVRMNWKKATIEAQIRAGVRGSSTDTDPQPDDHGQTDIQDLVDAEAATAVRTVGEELSYSTLVLRRGLALAGMLFILAAGIIINLLIMNLDT, from the exons ATGGAGAGCAACACACAGAGCTCATCTGTTTCCTCATGGAGAGAATGTTCCGTCATACAGCGGATCCGCATGTTGGTCCCTGTTGGGTTCAAGGCAGAAATAATAGAGCTGTGTAAACTGGCCGGACCAGTG ATATTGGCCCAGTCCATGACTTTTGCAGTGAGTTTTGTCAGCACTGTATTCTGTGGCCATCTGGGGAAGACAGAGCTGGCAGGGGTGTCTTTGGCTATAGCA GTTATTAATGTTACAGGTGTATCTATTGGAGCTGGTTTGGCTTCAGCATGTGATACTCTGATTTCTCAG ACCTTTGGGGGCCGCAACCTGCTGAGAGTCGGAGTCATTCTGCAGCGGGCGATCCTCATTTTGTTACTGGCATGTTTCCCCTGTTGGGCAATCCTTGCAAACACAGAGCTCATTCTGTTGGCTGTCAGACAGAATCCAGAGGTGGCCAG GTTATCTCAGGTGTACGTAAATATCTTTATGCCTGCACTGCCC GctacattcatgttttcattacaaACAAGATATCTGCAAAACCAG GGCATCATATGGCCACAGGTAATCACTGGCGTTGTGGTCAATCTTCTTAACACTCTCATCAACTACATCTTGCTTTACGCATTAAAACTGGGAGTAGA AGGTTCTGCTGTCGCCAACACCCTCTCCCAGTTCTCCATGGTTGGAATCCTCTATGCATATATCTGGTGGAAAGGCCTTCATAAGGCCACCTGGGGAG GCTGGTCTAAAGAGTGCATGCTGGACTGGGGCTCGTACCTCCACTTGGCCATCCCCAGCATGGTCATGTTGTGTGTTGAGTGGTGGACGTATGAAGTTGGAGGATTTCTGGCAG gtcTGATCAGTGAGGTGGAGCTTGGAGCTCAAGCAGTTGTATACGAACTGGCAAATGTTGCATACATG ttcCCTATGGGTTTCAGTATAGCAGGCAATGTACGAGTTGGAAATGCCCTGggagctggaaacacagaggaAGCTAAGCTGTCTGCTAAACTGACAATGTTCTGCTCAG GGTCAGTCTCTGTATGTTTGGCAGTTCTCATTGGGAGCCTGAAGGACCATATCTCTTATGTCTTTACATATGACGA AGAAATCAGGGAGAGGGCTGCAGATGTAATGGCTTTATATGCCTCATTCATGTTCCTAGATGCTATATCA GCTGCTTCAGGAGGCATTATAAGAGGAGCAGGTAAACAGAGGATTGGAGCTGTTTGCTACTTTTTGGGATATTATGGTGTTGGTTTTCCCATTGGGGTGTCGCTGATGTTTGCAGCCAAATTAGGAATCAAGG GTCTGTGGATAGGCCTGTTTACCTGTGTGGCTCTGCAGTGCACATTCCTGATTACCTACCTTGTGAGAATGAACTGGAAAAAAGCTACAATCGAG GCTCAAATCAGAGCGGGAGTGCGTGGGAGCTCCACAGACACAG ATCCCCAACCTGATGATCACGGCCAAACAGACATCCAGGACCTAGTTGACGCTGAGGCGGCAACAGCAGTAAGAACAGTGGGAGAGGAGCTCTCATATAGTACTCTGGTTCTGCGTAGGGGCCTTGCTCTGGCTGGCATGCTATTCATCCTGGCTGCTGGAATTATTATAAACCTGCTTATCATGAACTTGGATACATGA